A genomic window from Camelina sativa cultivar DH55 chromosome 2, Cs, whole genome shotgun sequence includes:
- the LOC104755109 gene encoding putative F-box/LRR-repeat protein At1g56400 → MASKRMASSIELDALSNLPDVLLILIISCLSFKECLRTSLLSKRWRYQGYCMETFEIKFSVPWGFAAEMESLIEFAVSRQVKNLVLDFTDFFWSVTTDASRYYKVYVHLPASVYNLRTLESLKIYSCGFDPSKFKNSGSLRKLSIGWIELTGAESLILTSPTLKSLSFSYCWGVVINNIAGDIKEFEFENCEFSLYMACSFDLPNLEIFKYSGQVLAFDVKKMNKFKEVYLDFEAEGDYEEPNKRTKLEGTMLSGFLNSLQGVRTLSVCPFLLQAIQECDDPSSILRPMETQHLVLRTRLHVMDFKGIRLLLDNCPNLETLTFECIRRSLFSYAKSYCGVGPRSYWKKNLIYKNLPKTLKVVVVRNFSGCFGELNVLKVLIQSGRGRCPGRAHGPVLERVELYVRTDMAECQKMEAHGGAEMLQSISGDVHVLVHDPKRVAEL, encoded by the exons ATGGCTTCAAAGAGAATGGCTTCAAGTATCGAACTAGACGCATTATCCAATCTACCGGATGTACTTCTGATTCTGATCATCTCTTGTTTGTCGTTTAAGGAATGTTTAAGGACCAGTTTACTCTCTAAGAGGTGGAGGTATC AGGGTTACTGCATGGAAACCTTCGAGATTAAGTTCTCTGTTCCATGGGGATTTGCGGCAGAGATGGAGTCCCTGATCGAATTCGCAGTCTCAAGACAAGTCAAGAACCTAGTTCTTGATTTCACAGACTTTTTTTGGTCAGTCACTACCGATGCGTCGAGGTATTACAAGGTTTATGTGCATTTACCAGCAAGCGTTTACAATCTAAGAACCCTTGAATCGCTGAAGATATATTCGTGCGGGTTTGACCCCTCGAAATTCAAAAACTCTGGATCGCTTAGAAAGCTCTCTATAGGTTGGATCGAACTCACAGGGGCCGAGTCTTTGATATTAACCTCTCCTACGCTCAAGAGTCTAAGTTTTAGTTATTGTTGGGGTGTTGTTATCAACAACATAGCCGGAGATATCAAGGAATTTGAATTTGAGAACTGTGAATTCTCTCTTTACATGGCTTGTTCCTTTGATCTGCCTAATCTAGAGATATTCAAGTACTCAGGCCAAGTGCTTGCTTTTGATGTCAAGAAAATGAATAAGTTCAAAGAAGTTTATTTAGATTTTGAGGCAGAGGGCGACTACGAAGAACCCAATAAAAGAACCAAACTAGAAGGAACTATGCTTTCTGGCTTCCTTAACAGTCTTCAAGGTGTGAGGACCTTAAGTGTATGCCCTTTTCTCCTTCAG gcTATCCAAGAATGTGATGATCCGTCTTCTATACTTCGTCCTATGGAAACACAACATTTGGTGCTGAGAACGAGGTTGCATGTCATGGATTTTAAAGGAATTAGGCTCCTCCTCGATAATTGCCCTAACCTGGAAACATTAACTTTCGAATGCATCCGTCGAAGCCTTTTCTCG TACGCTAAGTCATATTGTGGTGTCGGTCCACGTtcatattggaaaaaaaatcttatctatAAGAATCTTCCTAAGACACTTAAGGTCGTGGTCGTGAGGAACTTCAGTGGTTGCTTTGGAGAGCTAAATGTTTTGAAGGTTTTGATTCAGTCGGGACGTGGGCGTTGTCCCGGTCGTGCGCATGGGCCTGTACTAGAAAGAGTGGAGCTTTACGTGCGTACTGATATGGCGGAATGTCAGAAGATGGAGGCACATGGTGGAGCTGAGATGTTACAGAGTATTTCAGGGGATGTGCATGTTCTTGTACACGATCCTAAAAGAGTTGCAGAGCTATGA
- the LOC104731100 gene encoding uncharacterized protein LOC104731100, with translation MTSSMVSSMVFCLLLLLVFPHMDKALGAQEEANNQSAEEIYHPSGLGRIIGRIKCPRKIPFCHDPDIPNVPIPPPPHMPVKGRVEPFGRFIRICKKDPKFCSAVCKKYPKVCRAALICKKDPKKCRPGHV, from the exons atGACATCTTCTATGGTCTCTTCAATGGTTTtctgtctccttcttcttcttgtgtttccGCATATGGATAAAGCGCTTGGCGCACAAGAGGAAGCCAATAATCAAA GTGCAGAAGAGATTTACCATCCTAGTGGCTTAGGCCGTATTATCGGCCGTATAAAATGTCCTCGTAAAATACCCTTTTGTCATGATCCTGATATCCCAAATGTCCCGATACCTCCTCCGCCACACATGCCTGTGAAAGGCCGCGTTGAACCTTTCGGTCGGTTCATCCGTATATGTAAAAAAGACCCCAAATTTTGTAGCGCTGTATGTAAAAAATACCCCAAGGTTTGTCGCGCCGCCCTTATATGTAAAAAAGACCCCAAAAAATGTCGTCCTGGTCATGTCTGA